One stretch of Croceibacterium atlanticum DNA includes these proteins:
- a CDS encoding CsbD family protein, producing the protein MGELQDKAKGIANEAAGNVKQQSGDPETRAEGRAQEKKGEAQNLSGEVKGALGDKI; encoded by the coding sequence ATGGGAGAACTGCAGGACAAGGCCAAGGGCATCGCCAACGAAGCGGCCGGCAATGTCAAACAGCAGTCAGGCGATCCGGAAACGCGCGCCGAAGGCCGCGCCCAGGAAAAGAAGGGCGAAGCCCAGAACCTTTCCGGCGAAGTGAAGGGCGCTCTGGGCGACAAGATCTGA
- a CDS encoding EVE domain-containing protein, which produces MAERYWLMKSEPAAFSWDDLIRDGETIWDGVRNHRASNNMRAMEVGDLTFFYHSVTGKEIVGIATISEAGLTDPTDPEGKWATVKIKPVRALERPVTLKEVKAEPTLQDMELVRLSRLSVAEVRPEEWEKICSMAKD; this is translated from the coding sequence ATGGCCGAACGCTACTGGCTGATGAAGTCGGAACCCGCAGCTTTCAGCTGGGACGATCTCATCCGCGATGGAGAAACGATCTGGGACGGGGTGCGCAATCACCGCGCGTCCAACAATATGCGCGCGATGGAAGTTGGGGATCTGACCTTCTTCTATCATTCCGTCACCGGGAAGGAGATCGTAGGTATCGCCACGATCAGCGAGGCAGGCCTGACCGATCCCACCGATCCCGAAGGCAAATGGGCGACGGTCAAGATCAAGCCCGTGCGGGCGCTGGAACGGCCGGTTACGCTGAAGGAAGTGAAGGCCGAACCAACGCTTCAGGACATGGAACTGGTCCGGCTTTCGCGTCTGTCCGTGGCGGAAGTGCGGCCAGAAGAATGGGAAAAAATTTGTTCAATGGCAAAGGATTAG
- a CDS encoding MFS transporter, with protein MLTSTYLLRQRRFLPLFATQLLNAFNDNLYKNAMVLFVVYSVYNSAEAEAQFSAIASGLFILPFFLLSALAGQMADMRDKAMIIRMVKTAEILIMAVGAAGLVMAWQGILTTSAAIPLMLVALFAMGIHSTFFGPIKYAILPQHLNHREVLAGTGLVEAGTYIAILAGTILAGFIEVEIAAIVVIVTAFIGFVTSRMVPAAPPMTEEDPREFETLANLKAMVTNFGGLRRTVMAPFTFLYWTVGSSVKLVKKTMRQREVFYAILAISFFWTIGAVLFIQFPPLAKNVLLASKEVASLFLVIFSIGVAIGSVAINALLKGEVSARYAPISVIAMGAMVAAFYFVCRIWASSVGAGPLMGIGEFILQPLAPLVLVTLLLIAIAGGMFVVPLYAFLTTKCEASEAARTVAANNIVNSGAMVAGSLLAGGLSAAGIPIVEQLLLSAFMCLGSAWLGSLLHRAEKTALAAA; from the coding sequence ATGCTGACTTCCACTTACCTGCTGCGGCAAAGGCGTTTTCTGCCGCTCTTTGCCACTCAATTGCTCAATGCATTCAACGACAATCTGTACAAGAACGCCATGGTGCTGTTCGTCGTGTACAGCGTCTATAACTCCGCCGAAGCGGAAGCCCAGTTCAGCGCAATTGCGTCCGGGCTCTTCATCCTACCCTTCTTCCTGCTTTCGGCCCTTGCCGGACAGATGGCGGACATGCGCGACAAGGCGATGATCATCCGCATGGTGAAGACGGCGGAAATCCTCATCATGGCAGTCGGCGCTGCGGGACTGGTCATGGCATGGCAGGGCATACTGACCACCAGCGCGGCGATACCCCTGATGCTGGTTGCCCTGTTCGCGATGGGCATTCATTCGACATTTTTCGGGCCGATCAAATATGCGATCCTGCCCCAGCATCTGAACCATCGGGAAGTGCTGGCGGGCACCGGCCTGGTCGAGGCAGGTACCTATATCGCCATCCTCGCCGGAACTATTCTGGCTGGCTTTATCGAGGTGGAAATCGCCGCGATCGTGGTCATCGTCACCGCATTTATCGGTTTCGTCACCAGCCGGATGGTTCCCGCTGCGCCGCCGATGACGGAAGAGGACCCGCGCGAATTCGAAACCCTGGCGAATCTCAAGGCCATGGTCACAAATTTCGGCGGCCTGCGGCGCACTGTAATGGCGCCCTTCACCTTCCTTTACTGGACGGTGGGATCATCGGTGAAGCTGGTGAAGAAGACCATGCGCCAGCGCGAAGTGTTCTATGCCATCCTGGCCATCAGCTTCTTCTGGACGATCGGTGCGGTGCTGTTCATCCAGTTCCCCCCGCTGGCGAAAAATGTCCTCCTCGCCAGCAAGGAAGTGGCGAGCCTGTTCCTGGTGATCTTTTCCATCGGCGTCGCCATCGGGTCGGTGGCGATCAATGCCCTGCTGAAGGGGGAAGTTTCGGCCCGCTATGCCCCGATATCCGTCATCGCAATGGGCGCCATGGTGGCGGCCTTCTACTTCGTCTGCCGGATCTGGGCTTCGAGTGTCGGCGCGGGCCCGCTGATGGGCATCGGGGAGTTCATTCTGCAACCGCTGGCGCCTCTCGTGCTGGTCACACTGCTGCTGATCGCCATTGCCGGCGGCATGTTCGTGGTGCCGCTCTACGCCTTCCTGACGACCAAATGTGAAGCGTCGGAGGCGGCGCGTACGGTCGCGGCGAACAATATCGTGAATTCCGGGGCCATGGTTGCAGGTTCGCTGCTGGCCGGCGGGTTGAGCGCAGCCGGCATTCCCATTGTTGAACAATTGCTGCTCAGCGCATTTATGTGCCTTGGTTCGGCCTGGCTGGGTTCCCTGCTGCACCGCGCGGAGAAGACGGCTCTCGCCGCGGCCTGA